In the genome of Pseudomonas sp. B33.4, the window GCACGCAGCACGCCCGCCAACGATGATTATTACGGAACAGTTGAATTCAACTCATCAATCCACTAGTTGATCGTTGAACCATTCGAGCATCTGCGCCACCGCCGGACGCTCCAGCCGCAGCCGTTCACAGACCAGCGCGTATTGGCCAAGGGCGGTCATGCTCGATGCGAAGGGACGCACCAGTCGACCACTTTGCAGATCTTCCTGCGCAGTGAGGTTGTCGCCCATGGCCACGCCCTGCCCTTGCGCTGCGGCTTCCAGCGCCAGACCGGCATGGGCGAAATACAACTGACGTTGCGGGCGTTGATCGCCGGCGTGACTGGTCAACCAGGCGGTCCAGGTCTTGCCGTCCTGATCGTCGTGCAGCAGGCAGTGGCGAGCCAGATCCTTCGGCGTTTTCAATGTGCCCTGGTTGAACAGGCCGGGGCTGCATACCGGGAAGAACTGCAGGGCTGGCAACGGCCGGACGAAGTAGGCGCTGCTGTCCACCGGGCCGGTGCCGTAAGTGATTGCCAGGTCGATGTCTTCGCCCGGCGCACTGGCGTCGATCGGTTGTTCGTAGAGGTGCAAGGTGATGTGCGGATAGCGCGCGTAGAAATCGGTAAGGCGACTCATCAACCATTTCTGCGCGAGTTCGGCGGTGACGGCCAGTCTGAGCACGGCGAGCGACGAGGGGTCGCGCAACTCATCGCAGGCATCGCCGATCAGTTCGAAGGCCTGTTGCAGGCTTTGCATCAGGCGCCCGGCGGCGATGGTCGGGCGGATTTGTCGTCCTTCGCGGATGAACAGCGGCACGCCGAGTTGCTCTTCGAGCTGGCGGATCTGATGGCTGACGGCACTGTCGGTGACGCAGAGTTCGGCCGCTGCCCGGCCGAAATGCGCGTGGCGGGCGGCGCATTCGAAGGTGCGCAGGGCGGCCAGTGAGGGGAGTCGTCGCATGGGGGGTGGTCCGTTTTTTTTGCCATGCTGACTGGGCCGTGGGTCTGCGTCCAGCCCTGTTGCCCCTCACCCCAGCCCTCTCCCAAAGGGAGAGGGGGCCGATCGGGGGATATTGAGGATGTACGCCGACCTGAACGTGCTTCGGTGAATCCATAATCGACCGGATTTCTCAGGTCGATGGATGACGCAAGACAACTCGGTCAGTCCCCTCTCCCCCCGGGAGAGGGTTAGGGTGAGGGGCTTTTGCCTGTATCGCACTGTATACCCGGAAGCCGCAGACACACCAAACGCACAATCCCCCACCCCGCCGACACATCCCCGATACACCCCGACGCTGAAATGCCCCGGTCGATTTCACTCAACTCAGCGGAGCTGCACCATGACCACCACCCTTTCCACCGCCGTCAAACACCTGCACCTGAACCTCGACCGCGCCGGCAGCTGGCTTGCCCCGCTGACACTGCGCCTGTTCATCGCCTGGGAATTCTTCGAATCCGGGCTGGAGAAATTCAACGGGCAGAACTGGTTCGAAGACATTCAGGAGCGATTCCCCTTCCCCTTCGATCAATTGCCGGCAACGCTGAACTGGGAACTGTCGATGTGGGCCGAGCTGATCTGCGCGCTGGCGATTCTGGTGGGTTTCGGTACACGGATCTCAGCGATTTCGCTGATGGTGGTAACGGTCGTCGCCACCGCCGCCGTGCACTGGCCGGCCGACTGGTCGTCGTTGAGTGAATTGGCACAGGGTTATGCGATCACCAACAAAGGCTTCGGCAACTTCAAGCTGCCGGCAATTTACCTGGTCGCGTTGCTGCCGCTGGTGTTCGCCGGGGCTGGCAAGTTGAGTGTCGATGCCTGGCTGGCGCGGGTGTTCTGGAACAGAAGCACCCGCTGAGGCTCAGTGCGCCCGGTCGAGTCCGGCGAGCAAGGCGCTGTCACGGCTGTAGATGTCCGGCGCGTAACGCACCCGGCCACTGCTGTCGACCTGCGCCGTCCAGTACGTCATCAGGATCGGCACCGGCGCCGACAGGCGAAATTCGTGGGTGGTGCCGGTGGCCAGCAAGGTTTCGGTGCGGGCCTTTTCCGCCGGGGTCAGGAGCAGATCGCGCAGTTGCATCGGATGCTCGACCCGCACGCAGCCCGAACTGAAAGCACGCGGGCCTTTTTCGAACAGCGCCTTGCTCGGTGTGTCGTGCAGGTACACCGAGAACGGGTTGGGGAAGCGGATGACCATTTGCCCCAACGGATTGCGCGGCCCGGCGTCCTGGCGCAGAAGAATATTGCCGGGGTTGTCCCAGTCGATATCCGCTGCTGCCAGCGGCTGCCCGTTGGCGTCGAGCACTTGCAGGTTCTGCCGGCTGAGGAAGGTCTGGTCCTTGCGGATTTCCGGCAGTTTGTCTTCTTTCCAGATGGTCGGCGGCACGGTCCAGGTCGGGTTCAGGGTCAGGCGCGTCACTCGGGATTTCAGCAATGGCGTCTGGCGTTCCGCACGACCGACCTGGGTGCGGGTCTGCCACACCGGCACGCCGCCCTGATACAGCGTCAACTCAGCGGCGGCGACGTTGACCAGCAGGCCATTGGGCTCCATGTCCTGAGCCATCCAGCGGAAACGTTCAAGGTTGACGCGCAACTGTTCGCGGCGGGTCAGCGGGCTGATGTTGAGTTCGGCAATCGTCCCCGGCCCGACCACGCCGTCGGCCTGCAACGAATGATTGGCCTGAAAACTCTTCACGGCGTCGACCAGCACGCCGTCATAGGCGTTGCCCGGTGTGCCGATGGCGTGAGCCAGATAGCCCTCGCTGTACAAGCGCTGGGCCAGTTCCGGTACGCGCTTGTCTTCCATGGCCGGGCGCAACAGCGGCCCGCTACCGACTGATTGCCATTGCGGCAAAGCCTTGAGCCGTTGCGCCGCGTACAGCTGACGCAAGTCCTGATATTGCGCCAGGCGCGGACGCGCCAGGTCGAACGCGGCAGGAATGTCGTGCATGCCCGGTACGGCGATGGCCAACAATTCCGCTTGACGGTCACGCGGGGTGTCGTCGGAATGCCACAGCGGTTCGAAGTGCGATTGCAGCAGGCGACCGTAATGCAAATCCTGCAGCGCTTGCAGGTAGTAGCGACTGATGTCGATGTCAGCGCATAACTCGCCATCCTGCGGCGCTGTGAGTGCGACCGGATAGCGCTTCGGATTCAGACCATCGT includes:
- a CDS encoding LysR substrate-binding domain-containing protein, whose product is MRRLPSLAALRTFECAARHAHFGRAAAELCVTDSAVSHQIRQLEEQLGVPLFIREGRQIRPTIAAGRLMQSLQQAFELIGDACDELRDPSSLAVLRLAVTAELAQKWLMSRLTDFYARYPHITLHLYEQPIDASAPGEDIDLAITYGTGPVDSSAYFVRPLPALQFFPVCSPGLFNQGTLKTPKDLARHCLLHDDQDGKTWTAWLTSHAGDQRPQRQLYFAHAGLALEAAAQGQGVAMGDNLTAQEDLQSGRLVRPFASSMTALGQYALVCERLRLERPAVAQMLEWFNDQLVD
- a CDS encoding DoxX family protein, which translates into the protein MTTTLSTAVKHLHLNLDRAGSWLAPLTLRLFIAWEFFESGLEKFNGQNWFEDIQERFPFPFDQLPATLNWELSMWAELICALAILVGFGTRISAISLMVVTVVATAAVHWPADWSSLSELAQGYAITNKGFGNFKLPAIYLVALLPLVFAGAGKLSVDAWLARVFWNRSTR
- a CDS encoding L,D-transpeptidase family protein → MFKKYACYLSICLLAAPFVACADEPLPPLETLPTPPAEMPVEPQSPLQAVLISLPQSCPAIAAQLNGPALTQLQAFYEQQDWMPVWARETARLQTLHGQLQMLADDGLNPKRYPVALTAPQDGELCADIDISRYYLQALQDLHYGRLLQSHFEPLWHSDDTPRDRQAELLAIAVPGMHDIPAAFDLARPRLAQYQDLRQLYAAQRLKALPQWQSVGSGPLLRPAMEDKRVPELAQRLYSEGYLAHAIGTPGNAYDGVLVDAVKSFQANHSLQADGVVGPGTIAELNISPLTRREQLRVNLERFRWMAQDMEPNGLLVNVAAAELTLYQGGVPVWQTRTQVGRAERQTPLLKSRVTRLTLNPTWTVPPTIWKEDKLPEIRKDQTFLSRQNLQVLDANGQPLAAADIDWDNPGNILLRQDAGPRNPLGQMVIRFPNPFSVYLHDTPSKALFEKGPRAFSSGCVRVEHPMQLRDLLLTPAEKARTETLLATGTTHEFRLSAPVPILMTYWTAQVDSSGRVRYAPDIYSRDSALLAGLDRAH